Proteins co-encoded in one Xiphophorus couchianus chromosome 3, X_couchianus-1.0, whole genome shotgun sequence genomic window:
- the sgk2b gene encoding serine/threonine-protein kinase Sgk2b, translated as MTLTQERPLTYAKMKGLVTFISDVLKEKKVGFSDFLHKLVSTHKPCQHLDTQKLLRRQKQEKAASSLVNAETSQVKPSDFDYLKVIGTGSFGKVLLARHRKEGGYYAVKVLDKQMIIKRKEQRRVMVERSVLLKGLKHPFLVGLHFSFQTPKTLYFVLDFANGGELFYHLQREGSFPEPRAAFYAAEIAAALGYLHSLSIVYRDLKPENILLDSEGHVMLTDFGLCKEGVAVGGITHTFCGTPEYLAPEVLLGQPYSLAVDWWGLGAVLFEMLSGLPPFYSCSRLEMLENILYSPLRLPSGLSEGAHSLLKGLLERNISKRLGQRLDIEELKEHQFFASINWDDLVARKVRPLFIPKVTSPCDVCYIAPAFTLQPVPASVNDRTEAAASSATFSGFSFMNPAEPDS; from the exons ATGACTCTGACTCAGGAGCGACCGCTGACTTATGCCAAAATGAAGGGGCTTGTTACATTTATCTCAG ATGTGCTGAAAGAGAAGAAAGTTGGCTTCAGCGATTTCTTGCACAAACTTGTTTCCACCCACAAACCCTGCCAACA CCTGGACACCCAGAAACTGCTGAGGAGACAGAAGCAGGAGAAAGCTGCCTCG AGCCTGGTGAACGCAGAAACCTCACA GGTGAAACCCTCAGACTTTGACTACCTCAAAGTTATTGGCACAGGAAGCTTTGGaaag GTGTTGCTGGCAAGACACAGAAAAGAAGGAGGTTACTATGCAGTTAAAGTCCTGGACAAGCAGATGATCATCAAGAGGAAAGAG CAAAGGCGTGTGATGGTTGAAAGGAGTGTGCTGCTGAAGGGTCTAAAACATCCATTCCTGGTGGGGCTGCATTTCTCCTTCCAGACGCCAAAGACGCTCTACTTTGTCCTGGACTTTGCAAACGGAGGAGAG ctgttttaccaCCTGCAGAGAGAGGGTTCGTTTCCAGAACCACGAGCTGCTTTCTACGCTGCAGAGATTGCCGCGGCGCTGGGATATCTCCACTCTCTGAGCATCGTTTACAG AGACCTGAAGCCAGAAAACATCCTGCTGGACAGCGAAGGCCACGTGATGCTCACAGACTTTGGTCTTTGTAAGGAAGGCGTGGCTGTAGGTGGGATTACACACACCTTCTGTGGGACCCCAGAGTACCTGGCTCCAGAGGTTCTGCTGGGCCAGCCATACAGCCTGGCTGTGGACTGGTGGGGACTGGGAGCGGTGCTGTTTGAGATGCTCTCTGGACTG CCTCCGTTTTACAGCTGCAGCAGACTGGAGATGTTGGAAAATATCCTCTACTCTCCTCTACGGCTGCCCAGCGGCTTGTCTGAAGGCGCCCACTCTCTGTTGAAGGGGTTGTTGGAGAGAAACATCTCCAAGCGCTTGGGCCAGAGACTTGATATT GAAGAGCTGAAGGAGCATCAGTTCTTCGCTTCCATCAACTGGGACGACCTCGTAGCCAGAAAAGTCCGGCCCCTGTTCATCCCTAAAGTG ACCAGTCCTTGTGATGTGTGCTACATCGCtcctgcgttcacactgcaacCTGTCCCTGCCTCCGTCAACGACAGGACGGAGGCAGCCGCTTCCAGCgcaaccttttctggattctccTTCATGAACCCAGCAGAGCCAGACTCATAA